A genomic region of Tolypothrix sp. PCC 7910 contains the following coding sequences:
- a CDS encoding metal ABC transporter permease, translating to MIFQDQDLRNWHRTIAFIGIYLSYYLDIASGASVVLLSTLVFGCVLLWKSVQSRRKHYVPPLCSQHYQG from the coding sequence TTGATTTTTCAAGACCAGGACTTACGCAACTGGCACAGGACGATCGCATTTATAGGTATTTACCTGAGCTATTACTTAGATATAGCCTCTGGAGCTAGTGTCGTCCTGCTATCTACCTTAGTTTTCGGCTGCGTCTTGCTTTGGAAAAGTGTTCAAAGTCGGCGAAAACACTATGTACCACCCCTTTGTTCACAACATTACCAAGGTTAG
- a CDS encoding DUF5906 domain-containing protein produces the protein MVSLLKGHETVDCSVMPGEIADNASFDIRNFIDQLEPAKEKNKYICPACGGHNLSINPSNGKYTCYNECLHRDIREAIKPWSEVLEERKLGAYTPPPPAKPIKAKKPAALPKVLNLDPSQLRICRLNGEITTPQPVTPDFIPKSVTDKLGDDGATPEELQQITVIEYDYGDERKAHRFSCPCAAKDKGTVKTFSVSTIDKTTNKIKWSKNGKWPAYKQDEAIAIIKATDGIPVLLAHEGEKCVEASRIETLASITWVGSSSDGEILHSLSQIKNLTCKDFLLAYCVDHDETGWKKARRIEDICSKAGVNFVAIDLLKIKPDLQDKGDIADILASGMTGDELIELLLKQIAEITASRAAAVDLDATESEIGSDSEPDSTFLQKGFNFLYGDKKWICADGKLYYWDGTHYKHSPDAVERPRITSYCNTFPVVKKTGTKYVITYPYAKPSKVKELLEWVKLRVEIDPQLLNPPGVNCTNGVLSVSWAIGQPMPVLEKHNQDKHFFTYEPLVKYDPLADPQHCDRLLQCLDSPQQQILLRNLGASLDLAEVRKRRGRETKLLLACGLGANGKDSIRQVVSIIYGHQGMTSCSLADFAAYDEGRKFALAPLVNSRVNWASENPQTARLDKIQSLKLFATGNVLHSERKGKDHIEFNPNAIGIFNLNDTPSMHGTIQAILDRIAALIFDKTFKSHPDPNNPKELLADPRFAYDLDFVRECVAPAFLNKMIAGLQALIAEGIDYSCTQQALEEIQAENSHLFQFCKDTGLGYKANGIVTAFDIWQHLENWYIDNGTLSFEESSNGKVKAIWQEQSKPSDKTVKAINQVIARFKTLFPKAKLVTVPHPSGKRKLQALQGISFGNVPMSTTGIAIAISENSTADPPQSPHHESQINQDLHTTHTSYEELKPENQNHQQDINFNSESKSDIHPNVNSKNEVDPAKQVWVVCDDAASSTTATAGGVETAVATDVIAMQNSLLTIEAEISQAIDDLARVWQSGDAAVAAVLKLCQQEVIEGIFRQCTTEQVDYMKYCLQFNV, from the coding sequence ATGGTATCCCTTTTGAAAGGACACGAGACCGTTGATTGCTCCGTTATGCCAGGGGAGATAGCCGACAACGCTTCCTTTGATATTCGCAATTTCATAGACCAGTTAGAACCAGCCAAAGAGAAAAATAAATACATCTGCCCCGCTTGCGGCGGTCATAACCTCAGCATCAACCCCAGCAACGGCAAATACACTTGTTATAACGAGTGCCTTCACCGCGATATTCGAGAAGCAATCAAACCTTGGAGTGAAGTATTAGAAGAAAGAAAACTTGGTGCTTACACGCCACCACCCCCTGCCAAACCAATCAAAGCGAAAAAACCCGCCGCTTTACCCAAAGTTTTAAATCTCGACCCATCGCAGTTAAGAATATGCAGGCTCAACGGTGAAATCACCACACCACAACCCGTAACACCTGATTTCATCCCCAAATCCGTTACCGACAAGCTAGGGGATGATGGAGCTACACCAGAAGAATTACAACAAATTACAGTCATCGAATACGACTACGGCGACGAGCGAAAAGCTCATAGATTCTCTTGTCCCTGTGCAGCCAAAGATAAAGGCACAGTCAAAACATTCTCCGTCAGCACAATTGACAAGACAACCAATAAAATCAAATGGTCGAAAAATGGAAAATGGCCTGCTTACAAACAGGATGAAGCGATCGCTATTATCAAAGCTACAGATGGCATCCCCGTACTACTAGCCCATGAAGGTGAAAAATGCGTCGAAGCCAGCCGCATCGAAACCCTAGCCAGCATTACTTGGGTGGGTAGCAGTTCCGATGGTGAAATACTCCATTCATTGAGCCAAATTAAAAACCTCACTTGTAAAGATTTCTTACTGGCTTACTGCGTTGATCATGATGAAACTGGGTGGAAGAAAGCCCGGAGAATCGAAGATATTTGCTCGAAAGCCGGAGTAAATTTTGTTGCCATCGACTTGCTAAAAATCAAACCAGATCTGCAAGATAAAGGAGATATAGCAGATATTTTGGCATCCGGCATGACGGGCGATGAACTAATAGAGCTGCTTTTAAAGCAGATAGCAGAAATTACAGCCTCAAGAGCAGCAGCCGTTGATTTAGACGCAACAGAGTCGGAAATTGGCAGCGATTCTGAGCCGGACAGTACATTCTTGCAAAAAGGCTTTAACTTCCTTTACGGCGATAAAAAATGGATTTGTGCCGATGGCAAGCTTTATTACTGGGATGGCACACACTACAAACACTCACCTGATGCAGTTGAGCGGCCGCGGATTACGAGTTATTGCAATACCTTTCCAGTTGTTAAGAAAACTGGCACCAAGTATGTGATCACCTATCCCTACGCCAAACCCAGTAAGGTCAAAGAGTTGCTGGAGTGGGTGAAGCTGCGAGTCGAAATTGACCCGCAATTACTCAATCCTCCAGGAGTGAACTGTACCAATGGCGTGTTAAGTGTTAGCTGGGCAATAGGACAACCAATGCCTGTCTTAGAAAAACATAACCAAGACAAACACTTTTTTACCTATGAGCCATTGGTAAAATATGACCCCCTTGCCGACCCCCAACATTGCGATCGCTTGCTGCAATGTTTAGACTCGCCCCAACAGCAAATTTTATTAAGAAACCTGGGAGCCAGTCTTGATTTAGCCGAAGTCCGCAAGCGTCGGGGACGAGAAACGAAGCTATTACTGGCTTGTGGATTGGGTGCTAATGGTAAAGATTCCATCCGGCAGGTAGTATCTATCATCTACGGTCATCAAGGCATGACTAGCTGTTCCTTGGCTGACTTTGCTGCTTATGATGAAGGACGGAAATTTGCCTTAGCTCCCCTAGTCAACAGCCGAGTGAACTGGGCTAGTGAGAATCCACAGACAGCAAGACTAGATAAAATTCAATCACTTAAACTCTTCGCTACTGGTAACGTATTACACTCAGAGCGCAAGGGCAAAGACCACATCGAATTTAACCCCAATGCCATCGGCATCTTCAACTTAAATGATACCCCGTCGATGCACGGCACAATTCAAGCGATTCTCGACCGCATCGCCGCCCTGATTTTTGACAAAACATTTAAATCTCATCCTGACCCCAACAACCCCAAAGAATTACTAGCAGACCCCCGGTTCGCTTATGATTTGGATTTTGTGCGGGAATGTGTCGCCCCGGCATTTTTAAATAAGATGATTGCTGGGCTACAGGCATTAATCGCAGAAGGCATTGACTACAGCTGCACTCAGCAAGCTTTGGAGGAAATTCAAGCGGAAAATTCCCACCTGTTCCAATTCTGTAAGGATACAGGACTGGGCTACAAGGCGAATGGCATTGTCACAGCATTTGATATCTGGCAACACCTAGAAAATTGGTACATCGATAACGGGACTTTGTCCTTTGAGGAATCCAGCAATGGCAAGGTGAAAGCGATTTGGCAGGAACAGTCCAAGCCAAGTGATAAAACCGTCAAGGCGATTAACCAAGTCATCGCCAGATTTAAAACATTATTCCCCAAAGCCAAGTTAGTTACTGTTCCCCACCCATCGGGTAAGCGGAAGTTACAAGCACTGCAAGGAATTAGTTTTGGTAATGTGCCAATGTCAACAACTGGCATAGCCATAGCAATAAGTGAAAATTCCACAGCAGATCCACCCCAATCACCACACCACGAAAGCCAGATAAATCAAGACCTCCACACCACCCACACCAGTTATGAGGAGTTAAAGCCAGAAAATCAAAATCATCAACAAGACATAAATTTCAACTCTGAATCAAAATCAGATATTCACCCCAATGTAAATTCAAAAAATGAAGTAGACCCTGCTAAACAGGTGTGGGTGGTGTGCGATGACGCAGCATCAAGCACTACAGCTACTGCGGGTGGTGTGGAAACTGCTGTGGCGACTGACGTTATTGCTATGCAAAACAGCTTATTGACAATAGAAGCCGAAATTAGTCAAGCGATAGATGATTTAGCACGAGTTTGGCAATCCGGGGATGCGGCGGTGGCAGCAGTGTTAAAGCTTTGTCAACAGGAAGTAATCGAAGGGATATTCCGGCAATGTACAACCGAGCAAGTTGACTATATGAAATACTGCTTACAGTTCAATGTGTAG
- a CDS encoding plasmid segregation protein ParM domain-containing protein: MINIYFADIGNFTSITALKGEKPRVMRSVFQDVTYTSARDLDTDDSPSVKLDNKVLVLGERATKQKNPQTAAERGKQLPEFVKPFTLAGLRQDFEGNVRFLVPERNHWDEDAIRQTLIAEHQVTVNGRTYKHRIKNVEFYLETDVAVVNGYKKGLLDIEGDTLGIDIGGGTTNYVVMTPSGEILTRRSIPKVGGVSLANDIINSDLMQSYAKRDNVAFKVAKMMDSIADGSLTYGRKYDFSSVFPGLLENWFNGLMDSITTAANDYLADVTNIMLIGGCANLVRHKLSAKPGFYIPVDPHLSNITALLAM, translated from the coding sequence GTGATCAACATTTACTTTGCAGATATTGGCAACTTCACCAGCATCACCGCCCTCAAAGGTGAAAAGCCCCGCGTGATGCGCTCAGTCTTTCAAGACGTGACCTATACCAGTGCCAGAGACTTAGACACAGATGATTCACCCAGCGTCAAACTAGACAACAAAGTATTAGTTCTCGGAGAACGCGCCACCAAACAGAAAAACCCACAAACCGCCGCCGAGCGAGGAAAGCAGTTACCGGAATTTGTTAAACCTTTCACCCTGGCAGGACTAAGGCAAGATTTTGAGGGTAATGTCCGGTTCTTAGTGCCAGAGCGCAATCACTGGGATGAAGATGCTATCCGTCAAACTTTGATTGCAGAGCATCAAGTTACAGTCAACGGCAGAACCTATAAACACCGCATCAAAAATGTTGAGTTTTACCTAGAAACCGATGTGGCTGTAGTTAACGGTTACAAAAAAGGCTTGCTCGACATTGAAGGCGATACACTCGGCATCGACATCGGCGGCGGCACTACTAACTATGTTGTCATGACTCCCAGTGGTGAAATTCTCACCCGTCGTTCAATCCCCAAGGTGGGCGGTGTCTCCCTGGCTAACGACATCATTAATTCTGACCTCATGCAGAGTTATGCCAAGCGCGATAACGTCGCCTTCAAAGTTGCCAAAATGATGGATTCCATTGCTGACGGCTCCCTCACCTACGGGCGCAAGTATGATTTTTCTTCAGTCTTCCCAGGCTTGTTAGAAAACTGGTTTAACGGACTGATGGACAGCATTACTACAGCTGCTAACGATTACTTGGCAGATGTCACCAACATCATGCTGATTGGTGGATGTGCCAATTTAGTACGTCATAAATTGAGTGCAAAACCTGGGTTTTATATTCCAGTTGACCCTCATTTGTCCAACATTACTGCACTACTGGCTATGTAA
- the mobF gene encoding MobF family relaxase, which produces MLTAKNTEPQQAVHYFMEGYYQEGTSRWSGQGAKKLGLSGAVDQQETFTNIVNGLSPDGSQHLAKRKLDSSQRRAATDLTFSAPKSVSLQALVGGDERLVTAHQLAVQKTIQLIEERYSYTRVTTDAHRVATRTGNLVVAEFDHIETRELDPHLHTHAVVMNMTQLDNGEWYSLLNDEIFKNKKFLGMVYQNYLALEVEKLGYQVEPKKHGQFEIKGFRDEDLKEFSKRRQQILTEVGENATWAEREAAWTATRNKKQKINPQELKASWREEAAALGIKFLQPGAVQPEQKPRLVSDYNLEEAIAHCSERNVAFTQEDLEKFILNQGLATDVSLIEPLIKVNSQLLSLSSENCDFTTLAAVNRELATIKLMQSGQGKVNALAHQEVVSSHLEKTALNPDQRRAVLDTATTTDQFTAWQGVAGAGKTFALKELKAIAAASGYTIKGFAPSSMAAKVLSLELEVQAETVARLLETEALEEIEPNQIWVVDEAGLLSAKDAIALLERATVEQARVLLVGDTKQLSAVLAGNPFKSLQQAGIKTSYLNSSNRQRAPKLKLAVDLVAEGRIQEGFERLDENGYIQTVTESDKIEAIARDYIKATPSHRARTLVLAGTNKERLAITQAIRERLKTEGSLGTATTITQLQAKDLTSVQMRYTHNFELGDMVMPTRNYKRRGLEKGQLYSVVGKDSDGLTLLASDGKYYQVDTGFDKAVYQHQKIEIAEGDRLRWTKNDRQLGRRNGQEFVVKAIDGNKAQIEYLDSGQTESVNLQQAQHLDYAIVSTTYSSQGKTADRVLIAADHTIGQESFYVAVSRARYDLKLYTEDKDSLLALAQSSRAKENALSVLRQKELGKQHLSSLEKEAVVNAAIVARSPGAERLLSAGAIEQRSKAAEEQSYSKPSPLRPSPSAPEPPTQSPVIKKPVPTSVQPKVAFWTPSNLGEAPERLDSQHLRELVEDSGIHPSIATRNFKSLHQTLDWEHEAWEYLMYSDKLPRTNTGKLSSGFMSKYTHIESGGWWCDAGVNPKSFAYLQPGDKPARKLWGCYKPNNPREKADKPGKFIKYEHPPKTELSIFLLDVPDDIAERIYEKFGVQPSECDRTSGFWYCVWKHNLPVTITEGAKKAASLLSQGHPAIGLPGIYAGYRSKDELGEKMKAQLMDELAVFATPEREITFCFDYETRPETQRNIEIAISRTGRLLEERGASVSVVTLPGPSKGVDDLIVAQGALAYEKAYSSASTLKAWRNNNNLQRHLPPAPPKKLSDLERKQLLLQRFRGQLTQMAFKKAIDALTDQQLLYLEQAVKEYFAQPVAQVPAPIDRQAIESEISHLQPQIDSLWLEHAHQEKAIRTMELFPLHQLSNKYNEALEQQLQTIGTIKELVTHKQKLQLKIQEYETKRENYDSWEKEQQTVEMKTMAQILKSPELQSRLTSIKDEIELKEQQLQARLSISRQPSPQPRRGLRR; this is translated from the coding sequence ATGCTGACAGCAAAGAACACAGAGCCTCAGCAAGCAGTACATTACTTCATGGAGGGATATTACCAGGAAGGCACTTCACGCTGGTCTGGTCAGGGTGCCAAGAAACTGGGATTATCAGGTGCGGTAGATCAACAAGAAACTTTCACTAATATTGTCAATGGACTGTCACCAGATGGCAGTCAACACCTTGCTAAAAGAAAACTGGACTCATCGCAACGAAGAGCAGCAACAGATTTGACTTTTTCTGCACCGAAAAGTGTCAGCCTGCAAGCATTAGTGGGTGGGGATGAAAGGCTGGTTACTGCTCATCAATTAGCGGTACAAAAAACCATTCAACTGATAGAAGAACGCTACAGCTACACCAGAGTGACAACAGACGCTCACCGAGTTGCTACCAGAACAGGAAATTTAGTAGTCGCAGAATTTGACCACATTGAAACCAGAGAACTAGACCCACATCTGCATACTCATGCTGTAGTCATGAATATGACTCAGCTAGATAACGGGGAATGGTACAGCTTACTCAATGATGAGATTTTCAAAAATAAGAAATTTCTGGGGATGGTATACCAGAATTATCTAGCTCTCGAAGTAGAGAAACTAGGGTATCAGGTAGAACCTAAAAAGCACGGGCAGTTTGAGATTAAGGGCTTTCGAGATGAAGACCTCAAAGAATTCTCCAAACGCAGACAGCAGATATTAACTGAAGTAGGAGAAAATGCAACTTGGGCAGAGCGAGAAGCGGCTTGGACTGCCACTCGTAACAAGAAGCAGAAAATTAACCCCCAAGAGTTAAAAGCGTCCTGGAGAGAAGAAGCGGCAGCACTAGGTATCAAATTTTTACAGCCAGGGGCGGTGCAGCCAGAACAAAAGCCCCGGTTAGTCAGTGATTACAATCTGGAGGAGGCGATCGCTCACTGCTCTGAAAGAAATGTAGCCTTCACTCAAGAAGATTTAGAAAAATTCATCCTCAACCAGGGTTTAGCCACAGATGTCAGCTTAATTGAGCCATTAATTAAAGTTAACTCTCAATTACTCAGTCTATCTTCAGAAAACTGTGACTTTACCACCTTAGCAGCAGTTAACCGGGAACTGGCGACCATTAAATTGATGCAATCCGGGCAGGGTAAAGTTAACGCACTTGCCCACCAAGAGGTAGTTTCTAGCCATTTGGAGAAAACCGCTTTAAACCCAGATCAGCGTCGAGCGGTACTAGACACAGCAACCACAACAGACCAATTTACGGCATGGCAAGGGGTAGCTGGTGCTGGTAAGACTTTCGCCCTCAAGGAGTTAAAAGCGATTGCTGCTGCATCGGGCTACACCATCAAAGGCTTTGCCCCCAGTTCGATGGCGGCTAAAGTCCTGAGTCTTGAGTTAGAAGTTCAAGCCGAAACTGTTGCAAGATTGCTAGAAACTGAAGCACTTGAGGAAATTGAACCAAATCAGATATGGGTAGTGGATGAAGCCGGGTTACTCAGTGCTAAAGATGCAATCGCTCTTTTAGAACGGGCAACTGTTGAGCAAGCCAGGGTTTTGTTAGTGGGAGACACAAAACAGTTATCAGCTGTCTTAGCGGGCAACCCCTTTAAATCTCTGCAACAGGCGGGAATCAAAACCAGCTACTTAAATTCTTCCAATAGACAACGTGCGCCGAAACTCAAGTTAGCAGTAGACCTAGTGGCAGAAGGTCGAATTCAAGAGGGATTTGAACGCTTAGATGAAAATGGCTACATACAGACTGTAACAGAATCGGACAAAATTGAGGCGATCGCCCGTGACTATATTAAAGCTACACCCTCCCATCGAGCGCGGACACTGGTATTAGCTGGCACAAATAAGGAGCGTTTGGCAATCACCCAAGCGATTCGTGAGCGTTTGAAAACCGAAGGCAGTTTAGGAACTGCAACCACTATCACTCAACTGCAAGCCAAAGACTTAACTTCAGTACAAATGCGCTACACCCACAACTTTGAGTTGGGTGATATGGTTATGCCCACTCGTAATTACAAGCGCCGAGGTTTGGAGAAAGGCCAGCTTTATTCTGTGGTGGGTAAGGATAGTGATGGGCTAACGCTTCTAGCTAGTGATGGTAAGTATTATCAAGTTGATACGGGATTTGATAAGGCTGTTTACCAGCATCAAAAAATTGAAATTGCCGAGGGCGATCGCTTACGCTGGACGAAAAACGACCGACAATTGGGACGGCGTAACGGTCAGGAGTTTGTTGTTAAAGCCATTGATGGTAATAAAGCTCAAATTGAGTATTTAGATAGCGGTCAAACCGAATCAGTAAACCTGCAACAAGCCCAACACCTAGATTATGCGATTGTCAGCACTACATATAGTAGTCAAGGGAAAACGGCTGACAGAGTACTGATAGCTGCTGACCATACCATTGGGCAGGAAAGCTTTTATGTTGCGGTTAGCCGTGCTAGGTATGATTTGAAACTTTATACGGAAGATAAAGACAGTTTACTAGCCCTGGCACAGTCGAGTAGGGCTAAGGAAAATGCGCTCTCTGTGCTGCGACAGAAGGAATTAGGAAAGCAACATCTGTCTTCTTTAGAGAAGGAAGCGGTTGTAAATGCTGCGATTGTAGCTAGAAGCCCAGGAGCAGAGAGGCTCTTGAGCGCAGGAGCTATTGAGCAAAGAAGTAAAGCAGCCGAGGAACAATCTTACAGTAAGCCTTCCCCTCTGCGCCCCAGTCCCTCTGCCCCAGAGCCTCCTACGCAATCGCCTGTTATTAAAAAACCAGTTCCCACTTCAGTACAGCCAAAGGTAGCATTTTGGACTCCGAGTAATTTGGGTGAAGCCCCAGAACGACTTGATTCTCAACACTTGCGAGAATTAGTAGAAGACAGTGGCATTCACCCCTCTATTGCTACCCGCAACTTCAAAAGTTTGCATCAAACTCTCGATTGGGAGCATGAAGCTTGGGAATACCTGATGTACAGCGACAAACTGCCACGCACTAATACAGGTAAGTTATCGTCTGGTTTTATGAGTAAGTATACTCATATTGAATCAGGCGGCTGGTGGTGTGATGCTGGCGTTAATCCCAAGTCCTTTGCCTACTTGCAGCCTGGAGATAAACCTGCTCGTAAGTTATGGGGATGCTATAAGCCCAATAATCCAAGAGAAAAAGCTGATAAGCCAGGCAAATTCATTAAATATGAACATCCACCAAAAACTGAACTGAGTATCTTCCTGCTTGATGTGCCGGATGATATTGCAGAACGTATCTATGAAAAATTTGGGGTACAGCCAAGCGAGTGCGATCGCACTTCGGGATTTTGGTATTGTGTTTGGAAACATAACCTCCCGGTCACTATCACTGAGGGAGCGAAGAAAGCTGCCAGTTTGTTAAGTCAGGGACACCCTGCCATCGGACTGCCTGGAATTTACGCTGGTTATCGTAGTAAGGATGAACTTGGGGAAAAGATGAAAGCTCAACTCATGGACGAGTTAGCTGTCTTCGCCACACCAGAACGGGAAATTACTTTCTGCTTTGACTACGAGACGCGACCTGAAACTCAACGAAATATAGAAATTGCTATCTCGCGCACTGGGCGGCTGCTAGAAGAAAGGGGAGCGTCTGTCAGTGTAGTAACATTGCCAGGGCCTTCTAAAGGCGTTGATGATTTAATTGTGGCTCAGGGGGCTTTGGCATACGAGAAAGCATATTCCTCAGCATCTACTCTCAAAGCATGGCGGAATAACAATAATCTTCAACGGCATTTACCGCCTGCACCGCCTAAAAAATTAAGTGACCTGGAGCGTAAACAACTGCTGCTACAACGTTTCAGAGGTCAATTGACTCAAATGGCGTTTAAGAAGGCCATTGATGCACTAACTGACCAACAACTACTGTACTTAGAACAAGCGGTCAAGGAATATTTTGCTCAACCCGTGGCACAAGTACCTGCACCTATTGATAGGCAAGCTATTGAAAGCGAAATTAGTCATCTTCAGCCACAAATTGATAGTTTGTGGTTAGAACACGCTCACCAAGAGAAAGCTATTAGAACAATGGAGCTTTTTCCGCTTCATCAGTTGAGTAATAAGTACAATGAGGCTTTGGAGCAGCAATTGCAAACTATCGGAACTATTAAAGAATTAGTTACGCATAAACAAAAACTTCAGTTAAAAATTCAAGAATATGAAACAAAGCGAGAAAATTATGATTCTTGGGAGAAAGAGCAGCAGACTGTTGAAATGAAGACTATGGCACAGATACTTAAATCTCCTGAGTTACAGTCACGATTGACGAGTATTAAGGATGAGATTGAACTCAAAGAGCAGCAACTTCAAGCTAGGTTATCTATTTCTCGACAGCCCTCACCACAACCACGTCGTGGCTTGAGAAGGTAG